A section of the Symphalangus syndactylus isolate Jambi chromosome 19, NHGRI_mSymSyn1-v2.1_pri, whole genome shotgun sequence genome encodes:
- the CIMAP2 gene encoding ciliary microtubule-associated protein 2 isoform X1, whose translation MRESQDAAGAHGWNRVGSVATKWFTGAPFGVQSHRFDISAVYPNRKKFSTFTEAPYSTRYSAQVSHIGPGTYSSKETCFSKRKLMNEVDTGWAKAQEATRLTQLPHFQYQAIMKEKRLKEQKLGPGSYNLKDFLEQLQEKPCSTRGLLSSGEVRFRGLIGNYYPGPGNYGEKGNPYTKLEENAWNRSHSEGLMCRMSNKPHPRPHQGSGLGPGTYSFKSDLETYVARSVGTRGPYDTFSGDRSKPLPYGHYSMQEERPRELMNFKSFVEELNSHHNKKHGVFSKLPRNPKTPTERIYWANLSQCPRTLATSGPSFWLPQEKKCKPVNQPPFLLTSKGSGAKACQMIMGSWNPVGVGRYLNTWLMETKDRRQRYRSLFLSGSKRYLTDLARDTLMQERITPFTKGKCPPTVDYNSDPTP comes from the exons ATGAGGGAAAGCCAGGATGCCGCCGGAGCTCATGGCTGGAACCGCGTCGGCTCCGTGGCCACCAAGTGGTTCACCGGGGCGCCCTTCGGGGTGCAGAGCCACAG GTTTGACATCTCTGCTGTTTATCCCAACCGGAAGAAGTTCAGCACCTTCACTGAGGCCCCATACTCCACGCGTTATTCTGCCCAAGTG TCCCACATAGGCCCTGGGACTTACAGCTCCAAGGAAACCTGCTTCAGCAAGAGGAAGCTGATGAATGAGGTGGACACAGGCTGGGCCAAGGCCCAGGAAGCCACGCGGCTGACCCAGCTACCCCACTTCCAGTACCAGGCCATCATGAAAGAGAAGCGGCTGAAG GAGCAAAAGCTGGGGCCTGGCTCCTACAACCTCAAAGACTTCTTAGAACAGCTGCAGGAGAAACCATGTAGCACCCGGGGGCTGCTCAGCTCTGGGGAGGTTCGCTTCCGAGGACTCATCGGA AACTACTATCCAGGCCCTGGAAATTATGGGGAGAAGGGCAATCCATACACCAAGCTGGAGGAGAATGCCTGGAACCGGTCCCATTCCGAGGGCCTCATGTGCAGGATGAGCAACAAGCCGCACCCCCGGCCTCATCAG GGGAGTGGTCTGGGACCCGGCACCTACTCCTTCAAAAGCGACCTTGAGACATACGTGGCACGATCCGTCGGCACCCGCGGCCCCTATGACACATTCTCTGGTGATCGGAGCAAGCCACTGCCTTATGGGCACTACTCCATGCAG gaAGAAAGGCCCAGGGAACTGATGAATTTCAAGAGCTTCGTAGAAGAACTTAACTCACATCACAATAAGAAGCATGGGGTTTTTTCTAAACTTCCCCGCAACCCGAAAACCCCTACAGAGAGGATTTACTGGGCCAACCTTAGCCAGTGCCCCCGCACACTG GCCACATCTGGCCCCAGTTTCTGGCTTCCACAAGAGAAGAAATGTAAACCCGTCAACCAGCCCCCATTCCTGTTGACCTCCAAGGGGTCAGGCGCAAAGGCCTGCCAGATGATTATGGGAAGCTGG AACCCAGTAGGTGTGGGCCGCTACCTCAACACCTGGCTGATGGAGACAAAAGACAGGCGGCAGCGGTATCGATCCCTATTCCTGAGTGGATCCAAACGCTACCTCACAGACCTGGCCCGGGACACGCTCATGCA
- the CIMAP2 gene encoding ciliary microtubule-associated protein 2 isoform X3 codes for MRESQDAAGAHGWNRVGSVATKWFTGAPFGVQSHRFDISAVYPNRKKFSTFTEAPYSTRYSAQVSHIGPGTYSSKETCFSKRKLMNEVDTGWAKAQEATRLTQLPHFQYQAIMKEKRLKNYYPGPGNYGEKGNPYTKLEENAWNRSHSEGLMCRMSNKPHPRPHQGSGLGPGTYSFKSDLETYVARSVGTRGPYDTFSGDRSKPLPYGHYSMQEERPRELMNFKSFVEELNSHHNKKHGVFSKLPRNPKTPTERIYWANLSQCPRTLATSGPSFWLPQEKKCKPVNQPPFLLTSKGSGAKACQMIMGSWNPVGVGRYLNTWLMETKDRRQRYRSLFLSGSKRYLTDLARDTLMQERITPFTKGKCPPTVDYNSDPTP; via the exons ATGAGGGAAAGCCAGGATGCCGCCGGAGCTCATGGCTGGAACCGCGTCGGCTCCGTGGCCACCAAGTGGTTCACCGGGGCGCCCTTCGGGGTGCAGAGCCACAG GTTTGACATCTCTGCTGTTTATCCCAACCGGAAGAAGTTCAGCACCTTCACTGAGGCCCCATACTCCACGCGTTATTCTGCCCAAGTG TCCCACATAGGCCCTGGGACTTACAGCTCCAAGGAAACCTGCTTCAGCAAGAGGAAGCTGATGAATGAGGTGGACACAGGCTGGGCCAAGGCCCAGGAAGCCACGCGGCTGACCCAGCTACCCCACTTCCAGTACCAGGCCATCATGAAAGAGAAGCGGCTGAAG AACTACTATCCAGGCCCTGGAAATTATGGGGAGAAGGGCAATCCATACACCAAGCTGGAGGAGAATGCCTGGAACCGGTCCCATTCCGAGGGCCTCATGTGCAGGATGAGCAACAAGCCGCACCCCCGGCCTCATCAG GGGAGTGGTCTGGGACCCGGCACCTACTCCTTCAAAAGCGACCTTGAGACATACGTGGCACGATCCGTCGGCACCCGCGGCCCCTATGACACATTCTCTGGTGATCGGAGCAAGCCACTGCCTTATGGGCACTACTCCATGCAG gaAGAAAGGCCCAGGGAACTGATGAATTTCAAGAGCTTCGTAGAAGAACTTAACTCACATCACAATAAGAAGCATGGGGTTTTTTCTAAACTTCCCCGCAACCCGAAAACCCCTACAGAGAGGATTTACTGGGCCAACCTTAGCCAGTGCCCCCGCACACTG GCCACATCTGGCCCCAGTTTCTGGCTTCCACAAGAGAAGAAATGTAAACCCGTCAACCAGCCCCCATTCCTGTTGACCTCCAAGGGGTCAGGCGCAAAGGCCTGCCAGATGATTATGGGAAGCTGG AACCCAGTAGGTGTGGGCCGCTACCTCAACACCTGGCTGATGGAGACAAAAGACAGGCGGCAGCGGTATCGATCCCTATTCCTGAGTGGATCCAAACGCTACCTCACAGACCTGGCCCGGGACACGCTCATGCA
- the CIMAP2 gene encoding ciliary microtubule-associated protein 2 isoform X2, with product MRESQDAAGAHGWNRVGSVATKWFTGAPFGVQSHRFDISAVYPNRKKFSTFTEAPYSTRYSAQVSHIGPGTYSSKETCFSKRKLMNEVDTGWAKAQEATRLTQLPHFQYQAIMKEKRLKEQKLGPGSYNLKDFLEQLQEKPCSTRGLLSSGEVRFRGLIGNYYPGPGNYGEKGNPYTKLEENAWNRSHSEGLMCRMSNKPHPRPHQGSGLGPGTYSFKSDLETYVARSVGTRGPYDTFSGDRSKPLPYGHYSMQEERPRELMNFKSFVEELNSHHNKKHGVFSKLPRNPKTPTERIYWANLSQCPRTLATSGPSFWLPQEKKCKPVNQPPFLLTSKGSGAKACQMIMGSWNPVGVGRYLNTWLMETKDRRQRYRSLFLSGSKRYLTDLARDTLMQIRLFCWKDLEVINFGLSPM from the exons ATGAGGGAAAGCCAGGATGCCGCCGGAGCTCATGGCTGGAACCGCGTCGGCTCCGTGGCCACCAAGTGGTTCACCGGGGCGCCCTTCGGGGTGCAGAGCCACAG GTTTGACATCTCTGCTGTTTATCCCAACCGGAAGAAGTTCAGCACCTTCACTGAGGCCCCATACTCCACGCGTTATTCTGCCCAAGTG TCCCACATAGGCCCTGGGACTTACAGCTCCAAGGAAACCTGCTTCAGCAAGAGGAAGCTGATGAATGAGGTGGACACAGGCTGGGCCAAGGCCCAGGAAGCCACGCGGCTGACCCAGCTACCCCACTTCCAGTACCAGGCCATCATGAAAGAGAAGCGGCTGAAG GAGCAAAAGCTGGGGCCTGGCTCCTACAACCTCAAAGACTTCTTAGAACAGCTGCAGGAGAAACCATGTAGCACCCGGGGGCTGCTCAGCTCTGGGGAGGTTCGCTTCCGAGGACTCATCGGA AACTACTATCCAGGCCCTGGAAATTATGGGGAGAAGGGCAATCCATACACCAAGCTGGAGGAGAATGCCTGGAACCGGTCCCATTCCGAGGGCCTCATGTGCAGGATGAGCAACAAGCCGCACCCCCGGCCTCATCAG GGGAGTGGTCTGGGACCCGGCACCTACTCCTTCAAAAGCGACCTTGAGACATACGTGGCACGATCCGTCGGCACCCGCGGCCCCTATGACACATTCTCTGGTGATCGGAGCAAGCCACTGCCTTATGGGCACTACTCCATGCAG gaAGAAAGGCCCAGGGAACTGATGAATTTCAAGAGCTTCGTAGAAGAACTTAACTCACATCACAATAAGAAGCATGGGGTTTTTTCTAAACTTCCCCGCAACCCGAAAACCCCTACAGAGAGGATTTACTGGGCCAACCTTAGCCAGTGCCCCCGCACACTG GCCACATCTGGCCCCAGTTTCTGGCTTCCACAAGAGAAGAAATGTAAACCCGTCAACCAGCCCCCATTCCTGTTGACCTCCAAGGGGTCAGGCGCAAAGGCCTGCCAGATGATTATGGGAAGCTGG AACCCAGTAGGTGTGGGCCGCTACCTCAACACCTGGCTGATGGAGACAAAAGACAGGCGGCAGCGGTATCGATCCCTATTCCTGAGTGGATCCAAACGCTACCTCACAGACCTGGCCCGGGACACGCTCATGCA